Proteins from a single region of Starkeya sp. ORNL1:
- a CDS encoding N-acyl homoserine lactonase family protein, with protein sequence MIRVTAIETGKARMKTAQRTGQDGRNGFQRKIDIFRDRNWVSPLPILCFLIEHPEGRFLVDTGDTWRNSVPGYLPRWNPFFTKEVSIRVAPQEEIGPRLSALGLDPARDLEAVILTHFHHDHTGGLDHFPHNRIIAPRENYEVSKGLKGMMMGCLPQRWPIWFRPELVEMDGPPVGPFASSHPITEDGRIFLVPTPGHARGHVAVVVRAEDVTYFLAGDATYDEANLRAEKADGVTNDPALSVATLKAIKAFATNEPTIILPAHDPEGPSRLDHRQVFA encoded by the coding sequence ATGATCCGCGTCACGGCGATAGAAACCGGCAAGGCGCGCATGAAGACGGCGCAGCGCACCGGACAGGACGGGCGTAACGGCTTCCAGCGCAAGATCGACATCTTCCGTGATCGCAACTGGGTCAGCCCGTTGCCGATCCTGTGCTTTCTTATCGAGCATCCCGAAGGCCGGTTCCTCGTCGACACCGGCGACACCTGGCGTAACTCGGTGCCCGGATATCTCCCGCGCTGGAATCCCTTCTTCACCAAGGAGGTCTCAATCCGGGTAGCTCCCCAGGAGGAGATTGGCCCGCGCCTCTCCGCCCTCGGCCTCGACCCCGCTCGCGACCTGGAAGCGGTGATCCTCACCCACTTCCACCACGATCACACCGGCGGGCTGGACCATTTCCCGCACAACCGGATCATTGCGCCGCGCGAGAATTACGAGGTCTCGAAGGGCCTGAAGGGCATGATGATGGGCTGCCTGCCGCAGCGCTGGCCGATCTGGTTCCGCCCCGAACTGGTGGAGATGGATGGTCCACCGGTCGGCCCGTTCGCCTCGTCGCACCCCATTACGGAGGATGGGCGCATCTTCCTGGTGCCGACGCCCGGACACGCTAGGGGTCATGTGGCGGTGGTGGTGCGGGCCGAGGACGTCACGTACTTCCTCGCCGGCGACGCCACCTATGACGAGGCGAATCTGCGGGCGGAGAAGGCGGACGGGGTCACCAACGATCCCGCGCTTTCCGTCGCGACCCTGAAGGCCATCAAGGCTTTCGCCACCAACGAACCGACCATCATTCTTCCGGCGCACGACCCGGAAGGCCCGTCGCGTCTCGATCACCGCCAGGTCTTCGCCTAG
- a CDS encoding TetR/AcrR family transcriptional regulator: MPKISDEKRSARRLQILEAAWRCFEREGLHATTMDDIVRTSGLSAGAVYSYFKNKDELILAALTTSLGGLRERLLPVIGARPAPAPTVLVAAILAEIVAFTEREGFDLKRIALLGWSESQRNETLRATMGGFYRAFRDQLMEVAAVWRSERLLAAEADCGLVAKALLALILGFVVEAAVIRDVTPDEIARGLEGLGVTQ, from the coding sequence ATGCCAAAGATTTCCGATGAGAAGCGCAGTGCGCGCCGCCTGCAGATTCTCGAGGCAGCCTGGCGCTGCTTCGAGCGCGAAGGGCTCCACGCCACCACGATGGACGACATCGTGCGCACTTCCGGCCTCTCGGCCGGGGCGGTGTACAGCTACTTCAAGAACAAAGATGAGCTGATCCTGGCCGCGCTGACGACATCGCTGGGCGGGCTGCGCGAGCGGCTGCTGCCGGTCATCGGCGCCCGCCCGGCCCCGGCGCCGACCGTGCTGGTCGCCGCGATCCTGGCCGAGATCGTCGCATTCACCGAGCGGGAGGGCTTCGACCTGAAGCGCATCGCGCTGCTTGGCTGGAGCGAATCACAGCGCAACGAGACCCTGCGCGCCACCATGGGCGGCTTCTATCGCGCCTTTCGCGACCAGCTCATGGAGGTCGCGGCGGTCTGGCGCTCGGAGCGGCTGCTCGCGGCGGAGGCGGATTGCGGACTGGTGGCAAAAGCGCTGCTGGCGCTGATCCTCGGCTTCGTTGTCGAAGCCGCCGTGATCCGCGATGTCACGCCCGACGAAATCGCCCGGGGCCTGGAAGGACTGGGCGTCACCCAATGA